One part of the Rutidosis leptorrhynchoides isolate AG116_Rl617_1_P2 chromosome 1, CSIRO_AGI_Rlap_v1, whole genome shotgun sequence genome encodes these proteins:
- the LOC139886317 gene encoding cyclin-dependent kinase inhibitor 7-like produces the protein MIEETRTSGYEITESVPVMEVSNSNGIIRRNIDTEITISGTGKRRRFDSQNQENVVHLQCHSVCDIDENCEKKVKSHHVSSSFLFSINHNSISDLKSACISEAETLISTNDGFRATFESSVVSLESEEIESANEVTSLREPSPEPAKMPSAAELEEFFSEAEKYEQKRFAEKYNFDIVKDVPIEGRYQWIRLKP, from the exons ATGATTGAGGAAACTCGTACCAGCGGATACGAAATTACTGAATCAGTTCCGGTAATGGAGGTTTCAAATTCTAACGGAATCATTCGCCGGAATATAGATACAGAGATTACGATCTCCGGCACCGGTAAGAGGAGAAGATTTGATTCACAAAATCAGGAAAACGTTGTTCATCTTCAATGTCATTCTGTGTGTGATATTGACGAGAATTGTGAGAAAAAAGTAAAATCTCATCATGTTTCGTCGTCGTTTTTGTTCTCTATAAATCACAATTCGATCTCAGATCTGAAG aGTGCATGTATTTCCGAAGCCGAAACCTTAATCTCAACTAACGACGGTTTTAG AGCGACATTTGAATCAAGTGTTGTTAGCTTGGAATCAGAAGAAATTGAGTCGGCGAATGAGGTTACCTCTCTCCGGGAACCGTCGCCGGAGCCGGCGAAGATGCCGTCGGCGGCGGAGCTAGAAGAGTTTTTCTCGGAAGCAGAAAAGTACGAACAAAAACGATTTGCAGAGAA GTACAACTTTGATATTGTGAAAGATGTGCCAATTGAAGGAAGGTATCAATGGATTCGGTTAAAGCCATAA